The Bacteroidota bacterium sequence TTCGGTATTAACAGATGGGAAGTCATTTGGAGGAGCACGACGCGATTTGCGGGAGGCTCGTGAAGTGTTACAAATACCTTTACTTAGAAAGGATTTTATTATCGACGAGTATCAGATTCACGAAGCAAAAGCAATTGGAGCAGATGTGATTTTGTTGATAGCTTCAATCTTATCGAAACAGGAAATTGAAGAGTTTTCTTCTCTGGCAAAGTCACTTGGTTTAAGTGTTCTTTTCGAAGTGCATAATGAAAAAGAATTAGAGAAGTTATGCGATACTATTGATGTAGTAGGTGTTAATAACAGAAATCTGGCAACCTTTGAAGTTAGCATTAAAAATTCAATTTCACTGGCAGATAAGATACCTGATCGTTGTATAAAAGTATCGGAAAGCGGGATATCGGAAGTAGAAAAGATAAAGGAGTTAAAAAAGTACGGATATAAAGGTTTCTTGATAGGGGAAAATTTCATGAAGACTGAAAATCCGGGAGAGAGTGCTATTGAATTTATCGGTACTTTATAAATTTTATTGCAGTGAAATATTCATGATGTAATTTTTCTAACACCACGCTTTAGCGTGGCAGGCAAGGGGAATGATAATATGCGAGTTACATCCCTGCCTGCAAGATGCTGTCAGGCAGGTGACCTATTAAAAATCAAATTATTAACAGATGAAAAAGTTAATAAAAGTTTGTGGGATGCGGGAATCCCAAAATATAGAGGAGCTTAGTGAACTCGATATAGATATGATGGGGATGATATTTTATCCTAAATCACCCAGATATATTGAAAAAGTACCTGTTTTATCAGGTGAATTGAATATAGATAAAGTTGGAGTTTTTGTAAACTCTAATTCAACAGAAATTCTTGAAAAAGTTGATGAATTTAACCTGAATATTGTTCAGTTACACGGAAATGAAAAGGCAGATTGCTGTAATGATATTAGTGATTCGGGAGTTGTTGTGATGAAGGCATTCGGGATAGACGAGGGCTTCGATTTTTCAGTTTTGGAAGAGTATGAGAGATCAGTTTCAATGTTTGTATTTGATACTAAAACTAAAGACTATGGCGGTTCCGGAAAAAAGTTTAATTGGAATAAGTTGAAAGAGTACAAAGGGAATATTCCGTTCTTACTGAGCGGAGGAATAGGCCCGAATGATATTGCTGAAGTGTTAAACTTTGAGCATCCAAAATATGCCGGAGTTGATTTAAACAGCGGGTTTGAAATAAAACCGGCACTGAAAAATATTGATTTATTAAAAGAGTTCATTAAGAAATATAGAAATTGAACGTTATTCTGAGCGCAGTACAGTGAAGTTGAAATGACGTTAAATTATAAGTATCATGGATTATACAGTTGACAAAGAAGGATTTTACGGAGAATTTGGAGGAGCATTTATACCTGAGTTGCTTTATTCAAACGTGAAAGAGTTAAAAGAAAACTATATTCAAATTATTGAATCTGAAGAGTTTCAAACTGAGTATAAAAGTTTGCTTAAGGACTATGTGGGGCGTCCGTCGCCATTGTATTATGCGAAGCGTCTTTCTGAAAAATACGGAGGTAATATTTATCTTAAAAGAGAAGATTTAAATCATACGGGAGCACATAAGGTGAATAATACTGTTGGTCAAATTTTACTGGCAAAAGAGCTGGGAAAAAAGCGAATTATTGCCGAAACCGGTGCAGGACAACACGGTGTCGCTACCGCTACTGTTT is a genomic window containing:
- the trpC gene encoding indole-3-glycerol phosphate synthase TrpC, translating into MTILDEIVEYKRKEVAERKSLVSLESLKELEMYLRIPYSLKEFLLAEDKSGVISEFKRQSPSKGLINGTSKVAEVVAKYQEAGASAVSVLTDGKSFGGARRDLREAREVLQIPLLRKDFIIDEYQIHEAKAIGADVILLIASILSKQEIEEFSSLAKSLGLSVLFEVHNEKELEKLCDTIDVVGVNNRNLATFEVSIKNSISLADKIPDRCIKVSESGISEVEKIKELKKYGYKGFLIGENFMKTENPGESAIEFIGTL
- a CDS encoding phosphoribosylanthranilate isomerase — its product is MKKLIKVCGMRESQNIEELSELDIDMMGMIFYPKSPRYIEKVPVLSGELNIDKVGVFVNSNSTEILEKVDEFNLNIVQLHGNEKADCCNDISDSGVVVMKAFGIDEGFDFSVLEEYERSVSMFVFDTKTKDYGGSGKKFNWNKLKEYKGNIPFLLSGGIGPNDIAEVLNFEHPKYAGVDLNSGFEIKPALKNIDLLKEFIKKYRN